Proteins encoded by one window of Bacillota bacterium:
- the ligD gene encoding non-homologous end-joining DNA ligase, with product MKWSVGQLKPMEPQWHSEPFDSPQHLFEIKWDGMRVLSFINHKGVRLQNRHLQERTDLFPELGDLPYYIQAQEAILDGEVIVLADQKPSFPLLMKRCLASSPRGIASLVQTLPALYIIFDILYLNGTELVDKPLVERKKFLTEIFKTGPFCSLSPVFNKNGKSLFDAVKKEELEGIVAKEQDAPYLIGKKSRYWLKIKARRHQLAVIGGYLLKHRILNTLLVGAFSENKLHYLGRVGTGPVREKTQLLSILDSLRTNRCPFTPLPRLQTEAVWVLPQVVVEIEFQEWTPELRLRHPVFKKMVQKPPEVCQLFSV from the coding sequence TTGAAGTGGTCTGTCGGCCAACTCAAACCCATGGAACCCCAATGGCACTCCGAACCCTTTGATTCGCCTCAACATCTTTTCGAAATTAAATGGGACGGAATGCGGGTGTTAAGTTTCATTAACCATAAAGGGGTACGTCTCCAGAACCGCCACCTTCAGGAAAGAACCGATTTATTTCCGGAACTGGGGGATCTCCCTTACTACATTCAAGCACAAGAGGCGATCCTCGACGGCGAAGTTATCGTTCTGGCAGATCAGAAGCCCAGTTTTCCGCTTCTGATGAAACGCTGTCTAGCCAGCTCTCCCAGGGGAATTGCTTCTCTAGTCCAAACACTGCCGGCACTTTATATTATTTTCGATATCCTCTATCTCAACGGAACGGAGCTTGTAGATAAGCCCCTTGTCGAGCGGAAGAAATTTCTCACAGAAATCTTCAAAACCGGGCCCTTTTGCTCCCTTTCCCCGGTTTTTAACAAAAACGGAAAATCTCTTTTTGATGCCGTGAAAAAAGAGGAGCTCGAAGGAATAGTCGCCAAAGAACAGGATGCTCCGTATTTGATTGGGAAAAAAAGCAGGTATTGGCTTAAAATCAAGGCGCGCCGGCACCAGTTGGCAGTCATTGGTGGATATCTTTTAAAGCACCGAATTTTAAATACACTCCTTGTAGGAGCTTTTTCTGAAAATAAATTACATTATCTCGGTCGCGTGGGAACGGGACCGGTAAGGGAAAAAACACAACTTCTTTCCATCCTTGATTCTTTACGTACAAACCGGTGCCCCTTTACACCCCTACCCCGGCTCCAAACAGAAGCCGTATGGGTCCTGCCGCAAGTTGTTGTCGAGATTGAGTTTCAAGAATGGACGCCTGAGCTCAGGCTTCGCCACCCGGTTTTTAAAAAAATGGTTCAGAAACCGCCTGAAGTCTGTCAACTCTTTTCTGTTTAG